The DNA sequence caacctctaactatgaaggtaagtcaagtggataaatcaatttaacacctaaagtcctagtcaattcctaaggaaagactagagttataggaatttagATCAATcggcaaagataacaattatcaatcacgatgagtttgacaactcaagagttaccaattaatcaatttaagccaagaatataaaaagctaaataagaattataaatctggaatacctcagtttatattaaataaagaaaatcctaacatgaatggctcataagccaatttggcaacataagtaattaaatgagagcattaaagtatctgaaagtaaaagagaaatataaagtaaaagaaatattgagcCCGATGAAGagttaaaatcctaaatcctttaagaggaatcctaatcctaaaacctaagagagaggagagaacctctctcccgaaaaactacatctaaattgtgaaaagtgaataattgaatgcctctcctgaatggatgcattcccccactttataacctctaatctctactttctgtacttggatctgggccaaaaagggtttcagaaatcgctgggagcattttctgcagtttctggtgtgTGGCATCTGTCACACGTcagcgtgggtcacgcggtcgcgtcatctgggagttttccttatcatgcATTCgcttcagtcacgcgtacgcgtcatctgcattctgctcaaggcgcgcgtccgcgtcagtcacgcgttcgcgtcactgccttttcgcgctaggcacgcggctgcgtcgtccatgcgttcgcgtcgctgcctatttcttcaaaaactccattttgtgctttccttccatttttgtatgtttcttttccatcctttaaatcattcttgccttaggagatctgaaaatacttaacacacaaatcatggcatcgaatggtaataaaaggtaattaaaataattatttttaaagcataggaaacatgtttttcacatatatcacataataaggaagagaaagtaaaaccatacaatttcacatgaataagtgggtgagggattgaataaatcacttgaattgagtacaaaatatatcataaaatatgggtttatcatggaCGCCTTGTTTACCTCACTACCACTAGGCCGGATATCTCTTTAAATCAAGAGACAAACCCAGTAACCAAAAATTCTTCcttaaattaagaaaaagaaaaaggattactgCAAGTACTAAGGAACCATAAAACTGCTATTGGATGGACAATCAGTGACTTGAAAGGGATAAGTCCTACcatgtgtatgcataagatcttaCTCGAAGAAGAgtctaaaccagtggttcaagcATATATGAGACTCAATCCAGCAATGAAGGAGGTGGTTCACAAAGAAGTGGTGAAGCTGTGGGATGCAGGAATTATATATCCCATCTTTGATAGTCCTTGGATAAGTCCGATATAAGTGGTGCCCAAAAAAAGAGAGATCACGGTGATTCCTAATGAAAAAATGTATTGATCCCCACAAGAATAGTCATTGGCTGGAGAGTGTATATTGATTACTGACGGCTCAACCTAGGTACAAGGAAAGACCACTTTCCCCTCCCATTCATTAATTAAATGTTAGAGAGGCTTGTTGGCCATGCATTCTACTACTTTCTTGATGggtattcaggatacaaccagaTCGCAGTTAACCCCCTTGATCAAGAAAGGACCGCTTTCACATGTTCCTATGGAGTCTTAGCCTATCGAAAAATGCTCTTCGGTTTGTGTAACGCagcagccacttttcaaaggtgcatgctttctatcttttttgATATAATAGAGAAGTTTCTaaaagtatttatggatgatttttctgtttttggtaacaCATTCAATGCATGCTTGCACCACTTGTAATTAGTTTTGAAAGATGCTAAGAAAcaaacctagttttaaattggaaaaagtGCCACTTCATGATCACTGAATGAATCATTCTTGGACATCGGGTCTCAAGTAAGGGCATAGAGGTAGACAAGGATAAAGTGGAAGTGagtgaaaaattaccaccattaATAAATCTAAAGGCAGTTAGAAGTTTCTTATGACATGCAGACTTCTGCAAgagatttataaatttttttttaaaaattgcaaaaccaCTAAGTAGCTTATTAATTAAAGAAGCTCTATTTGATTTCAATAAAGAATGcatgcatgcctttgaaactttgaaAGCCAAACTTGTGTATACACCAATAATTGCCCCCCGATTGGTCTATGCCCTTTGAATTAATGTGTAATGCTAGTAATTATGCCATAGGTGCAGTCTTAGGGCGAAGAAAAGACAAGATGCCACACGTAATCTATTATGCAAGTCGTGTTTTAAACGACGCACAGAAAAAGTACACAATAACTGAAAAAGAACTTTAGCTGTAATATTcacttttgataaatttagatattATTTAGTTGGCTCAAAAATAATAGTCTATACTGATCATTCTGATCTTAAGTACCTCTTATCTAAACaagatgctaaaccaagactaataagatggattttATTATTCCAAAAATTCGATATGGAAATTCGGGATAGAAAACCCGGTAGCAGATCATTTCTCTCGGATCCATCCTGAGAAAACTCAAACATCACAAGTACCCCTCAAAGAGAAGTTCCCAGATGAACAGCTCTTGGCCATCACGATTGTGCCATGGTTCGCTAACATGGCTAACTATAAGGCTAAGAGAATCCTTCCCAAGGAATTCAATTGGaatcaaaagaagaaattaattcatGATTCCCAGTATTTCATATGGGGTGACCccttatctcttcaagagatgttctGACAACATTATACGGAGATGCATACTTGAGGAGGAAATCCATAAGGTACTTTGGCACTGCTACGGTTCGGATTATAGCAGTTATTTTAGTGGAGAAAGAACAACGGCTAAAGTTCTTTAAAGTGGtctctactggcctaccctcttcAAGGATGTCCAATCTTTTGTTGAGAATTATGTAAATGCCAAAGATCCAGAAATTTATCACGAAGGCACAAGATGGCACAAAATTTCATACTCAAAGTagaactatttgatgtatggaGAATTGATTTCGTGGGGCCATTCTCCTCTTCAAATTCAAACATCTACATACTCGTGGTTGTcaactatgtatctaagtgggtagaagccatGCCATCACCCATGAATGATACTAAGGTTGTAATCGGCTTCCTGAAGAAGATAATTTTTAATAGATTTGGGGTTCCAAGATCactgattagtgatggaggaacccACTTTTGTAATAAACAACTTGAAGCGCTCCTTTagaaatatggagtcaaacacaaggtagcaactccatatcacctGCAAACTAGCGGACAAGTGGAGGtatctaatagagagctaaaaagaatcttggAGAAGATGGTCCATGGCTCTCGAAAGGACTGGTCCAGAAAAATTAATGATGCCCTGTGAACCTACAgaacagccttcaagacaccAATCCGTATGTCACCCTATCAACTAGTCTATGGTAAGTCATGCCACTTACCTGTTGAGCTAGAATATAGGGCATTCTAGGCaatcaaattcttaaattttgATGCCAAGACagtagagaaaaaatattattgcaaATCAACGAACTTGAGAAATTTATAATTCAATCTTATGACAATGCCCAGTTATacaaagaaagaacaaagaagtggcatgacaagaagatcctTCCAAAAGATTTTGAACTAGGTCAGAAGGTTTTGCTTTTTAATTCATGATTGAAGTTATTTCCTGGAAAGCTAAGATCAAAGTGGTCTAGGCCATACACAGTAAGTAAGATATCTCCATTCAGACACATTGAAGTCATGGAGGAAAATTCTAGAAGAAAGTTTAAGGTCAGCGAACAAAGATTGAAACCCTATCTTGAGGAAATAGGCTCGCAAAACATACCCTAACCACCAACCTAAGAAGCttaatgtcaagctagtgacgataaagaagcacttgttgggagacaacctgacCATGGTTagtattttctttcttgtttcttttgtttAAAAAGTCCGTAGTCATCATTAACATCTTCTTCCCTTTCTCCTCCTCTTTTACATGCATATTTACTTTCCTTTGTTCCTCCACTGGTAGTTGCAATCATCTTATCCCTTTTCTTTTCATGCACGTATGTTCTTGTCCATGATTTACACTAATTATTCTATCAATCTTTAAGTTTAAtataaatctctaagtttggtgtaaacccttaagtttggtgttggtaaCACCATAGATCATAAGGAACTGACACAAGGAGCAGTGATGATAACTAAATAGACTTGGGTAAGATCAGAATAAGATAAAATTTCTCTACTggtggttagttattttctttctcCTTTACTTTCATCTTTgctatttttagttttcttgtttttctcttttatttacatttttcttccttgcatacatggcattttctatcttttcttatcctaaacttaaaatttgaatgcTTTTTCCTCCAGTAACTATTTTTATGGAGGATATCTTGATGAAAAGattgaattaaataaattaaaaaacaaaaagtgGAGGTACTTAAATATATGTGGTTACATCTGAAGAAATCTGAAATGCTTGAATCTTgagaaaacagaaaaagaatCTTTAAGAatagaaatttaaagaaatattatGAGGATCCGACCATCAATTCCTTGAAGCAGttgaaaaaaaaagggagggggaagatcaaaagaaataaaaagttccaaggctctgagcaccaatgAGTAGGGACCAGTTATGTGCCTGTGATATTTTTGTCTTAAGGATAGACTTGGACTAGTAAGTTCGAGGGTCCTTCATCACCCAATAACTTGGACCAACTGGActgggattatcgattgaaagccTGCTTAAAAAGTTGCCTTAAGACAAAACATTAAGAAGTCCAAAGAGGCTCTGGACATCGATGTTTGGGTCAAAACCCTCGTTATGTGCTTGTGGTATGATTGTGTTAAGGAGAGGTTTGGATAATTAGATCCGATAGGTGCCTCATCACCCGATAACTGGGGCCAACTGGCCCGAGTTATCAATTGAAAGTTTGTTAAAGAGTTGTCTTATGACAAAGCACTAAGAGTCAAAAGCCCGCAAAAGATCTTTCCCCTAATCCAAATAAAAAGTAAACTGCTTTCAAGtcatataaattcaaaaataattatcaTAATATAATTCGAATTtcagtttttgaaaatttctaacactacaagaaaacagctCTAAAGCGTGGTGAAAAGCTGAAAAAAGTGTGTCGATAGCTTTTTGCTatgctttttgagctaccgccacgcttttgaaagggtcacatctgcaagcgtggcggttgctctattgccacgcttttggtGATCTATCGCCacgttttttttgccacgctttttacagattgccacgcttaaaagcgtggccgtatgtgGGAGATATTGCCACACTTTTGAAGCATGCCAAgagagagatatggccacgctttcaaAGCGTGACAATAGAGaaagatatggccacgcttttaaaacgtggcGATAGCgtgatatggccacgctttaaaagcgtggcgaaagccttatcaaatttaaaaaaaaaaaaaattctttttctgaCTTTACCTTCATCGCTGCACAATATAAATTTTTAGtcctttttttattaccaaatctataaatatagtatgcaatttttattacaagacaaatcaaacagtaattagtgacatatataatttttgctataattattttatacattaaaaaactaatactcaaatacaaaataaatctcgagttcaaattccaaaactaaaaactaaagaaaaatacaGGAATAATACAACTTAAACCCTTACTGTTCCTCCTTTCTTTATCCCCCTCAAACTTTCTTCCTCACCTCAGCAACACCATTTCTCTCTTTTGTACACTTTTCTAGTTTATCTTGGATGTCCTGCAATCCAGAAGTTACATCTTTCTCCACTGCTTCAGAGACAGAACTGTCTACTTTGCTTTTTACCTCTACCAGCAAAGATTCATAATACTACAACAACAATGGCACAAAGAGAATTCGAGTTCAGTCACACATCATCAGCAACATTATTGCATCGAAAAATCATCACATAGAGGGAATCATTATTTAGCTTGAGCTATAATCCTAAAGCATTTATCATAAACTAAAGCATGCAGGTTCAGTACCCCTAAATTCTAACCACTCCTGTAATTATAATACTTCTAATGATATGTCAGAAACAAGTAGTTTCCAGTCAACCTTGATGACATAGTATAGTCTATAGTTTCATACATCCAAAGCAGAGACTCTGTTTTCCATAGTTATTATAATATAGTCTAAGTATGCAAGATTCATGAAGGATAAGAGAGCCGAATGTAACCACAAGGATTATCATAAATTCCACTTTTGTTTTCAATCTTAAAAGctctttaaatctttttcattaagCTAAACtccatttatctttctttttgcttgaggacaagcaaagttttaaGGTTGGTATTGTGATGGCACATCATCTTAAGCAGTTTTTAAGgtctttttcttattcattttcttAGATTTCAATcaaatttcttatgttttctaatagaaattaattaataataaaatatttggagTTGTGTTAGTGTTTTGATGATTTCAGGAactttttgcccaaaaataatttagaatcaaagaaaaaaaatccaaaaacagCAAAAGCATGGCCTAAAgaaggaaagcgtggcctaaggaatcAGAAGCGTGCCCCAAAGGCCACCCAAGCTCCATGCCCAGCGGAAGGACTTCACGCCTGGTAGGACTCCCTCAACGAAGCAACACGCCCAGTGGCCATTCCCTGCGCCCAACGAACCTGTCCTGCGCCCGGCAGCTGTAGTCCACGCTCGGCGGCCTCCCTTCACTCCTCACCTCCGCCTGGCGACCTATGCCCCACGCCTGGCAGGTGCATGtatctagaaatgtgaattctGGGCTTTTTTGCCCAATTTCTTCTAATACAAGCCCAACTTAAAGCTTATCACAACTCTCAGGAAGCAATAATTAAGGCCCAAGCTTAATTATCCACATCATTAGAAGCCTTAATCACATCATTGAAGACTCTAAAACATTAGTTATTAATTGCTTCTAGAAACATAAGGGATTTGGTTCATTTagaatttgaattattattttgaatttgaattcacaAGTCAATAATTAGTTAGCTTAACTTTCTCTCCGAGAGATAAGATTGGAATAGTTATCTGATCTTCCTCTCTGAAAGATAAGATCAGTttagtttaaattttgaattctagaaataggatataaataagtgaaccttGTTCACAAGGAGGGAGATCCAGCTCCTCCGTAaactctttttcttgtttttctttcactTTTTCATGGGTAATTAATCCTTTGtcaaagggttaggagctctgtttatattTTCTGTGGGTTattaatctatgtttattttattttgaagtttTGTATTGATCTATTTTATGATTGAGTTATTTGTTCTTCATTCGGATTAGTGATGTCGAAAGTTATGCTAATctcttttgaattcttttattataattgaaaattttgatatttgaattaaagcttgaaaactctttcacatgacttTTTGAATTCGGCTAGGAATAGTAGTTCAATTAATGTGCGACACATACATGATTTTCAATCACTTtaattttgaataagtgacatataattcgaattagaacaacttttgaaaattgtgttttcttTTAAGATTTAACTGGATAGGACTAgcttgaatacgtgacatataattcgaccTAAGGACTCTTTCAAATCTTATTTGACTCTAAAATCAATTTTTGTACTTAAtctcttgattaattaattgatgaataaTTAATGCTTGAGAAACTAAGGAGTCAAGGAAttgaaaatcagttactaaagatTTTGTCGTAAAAGATCTTTGCAAACTTCAATATAAGTAAACAAGGTTTGATTTCTCTAAAAGTATAAACATCTCCAAAGTCCTTGACTCTCACCATCATTATCTTTTCTCAAATCATCATTCAAGCTCACTATCCATGGCATTCAAGCATTCAAGATTCTCAAAACTCTCAGCAAGATACACTCTTGCCCTCCTCATCAATCAGGTTTTATTAATCTAATTAGGTTTTTAATATGATATTTACTTGTTCAAttctttaatcctcgtgggaacgcCTGAACCACTTTCCTAAAGTATGTTTTCTTCATCGAATAGGGTCATACCTTACTTACCACTTTACTAGTTAGGAAAAAGCCCTTTACTAATAACAAGAAAGGGATTTTTTCATTCGTCAAGCTTTCAAGCAGCTCTTTCAACTGCCGCCTAATCCCCTCTCCCAACATGCTCAAGAATCAAAAGCCGCCCAAGCATTTAAGACTTGGTACACTTGCTAGTATCCGTGAGCTTCTATTTTTGCTGATCACACCCAACTCACACCAATATCATACTAGCACACAGCACATTCAATCACAACACACACCACAACCACCATCTCTCCGAAGGCCAATTAGGAATAGAAAAGCACCAGCATATCTTAAGGACTATCAATGCTTTAACATATCTATTGAGACAGTTGGGTCTAATTCATCAAGGTatccaatttcaaatttcatgtCCTATCATAAATTGTCTTACTCACACCACATACTAACCGTAGCCATTGAGACCTCAACTAAATCAAAACATTATGAGGAGATAATTGCTAAAAATTGTTGGAAGCAAGCTATCTCAGCTGAGTTAGAAGTTTTGGATGCAAATAAGACTTGGGTTCTCACTCCTTTACCTCTTGGAAAGAAAGCCATTGGATGTAAATGGATTTTTAAGCTTAAATTGAATCTGGATGATTTAATTAAAAGACACAAAGCATGGTTAGTTGTAAAGGGATACACTAAACGGGagggatttgatttttttgacatATTCATCTTCATAGCCAAGATGATAACTGCATATTTTGCTAGCTACAACTGCTACCAAATAGTGGCACTGGCATTAGTTAGATGTTAACTCGACTTTTCTACATGGAGATTTAGATAAGGAGGTATATATGCAAATTCCTCAAGGTCTAAATTCCTAAATCTAGTCTGGTATGCAAGCTCATAAAATCTCTATATAGTTTGAAACAAGCAAGTAGTCAATGGAATGTTAAGCTCACTTCTATGCTACTTTCTCACGGATACTCTCAGTTTAAGAATGACTATTCTCCTTTTACAAGGAATACAAATGACAAATTTACTGTTGCCTTGGTTTACATTGACTATCTTATACTCACTGGTAATGATTTATAGCAAATTGAGTTCACTAAGTCTAGGCTACATGAAGCTTTTCGTATTAAAGACATTGGAGATTTGAAATTCTTCTTAGGCTTAGAGATTACTAGAAGCAGTAAAGGTGTTACTGTTCATCAAAGAAAATATGTGCTAGACCTGCTCGAAGACTATGGCATAACTAATTACAAACATTTCAACCCTTATGGACTATTCCACTAAGTTAGGAAAGAATTATGCCCCCTATTCTGATGTTGCTGCCTATCGATGGTTAATTGGATGGCTTGTTTACCTCACCACCACTAGGCTGGATATCTCTTTTTCAGTGGAAAAGCTTAGCCACTACCCAGATTGTCCCACCACTACCCACTACCATGTCTCCATTTGTGTTCTCAGGTATCTCAAACAAGCTCCGGTAGCAGGCTTGTTCTTTCCTGTCTCCTCAGATTTAGTTCTCTCTGGCTATTCAGACACTGATTGGGCGCCATGCATTGATACTAGAAGATCTGTCTctggattttgtttttatttgggcACTTCCTTAGTCTCTTGGAAGAGCAAGAAGCAGCACACTATAGCTAGATCATCTTTAGAGGTTGAGTATCGTGCTTTGGCCTTAGCAACCTGCGAGGCACAATGGATTTCCTATATTTTAGCTGATCTGCACATGCCCCTATTGAACTCCATTCCTCTTTATTATGATAGCCAGTCAGCCAGATACATTGCAACCAACCCTATATTTCACGAATGAACAAAATACATTGAGGTAGATTATCATGTAGATCGAGAGAAATCAACTTTGGGTCTCATCAAGCTTGTACCCATCTCCTCTAAAGATTAGAATGTTGAATTCTTGACAAAGCTTCTTGTCCCTAGTCCTTTCAACAACTGTTATGTTAAGTTAGGACTCTTAGACATCTTTAGTCCTAACTTAAGGGGGAATGTATGAACATGCATCAGCTTATCTAGTGTAGCCTCATCTCTGCTTCAACTGCAATGTCgtggtttcttttttcttttttttttttctctttcacacGTACACACTAAAAGTTCTATCACAACTCAGCTACGGCTGGGACTCGAACCTTGAATGTGGTTATTATGAGGCAAACATATTGGCCACTATTATATTGCCTCTACCACACGACTATGTAATGGTTAATAATCCCAATTATAATGATAACGAAGATTATGAAAGAAGATGATATTATAGCACCAAGCTAAATCCAACTATTTGTGCATAAAATAGTAGAAATAGGCAAGTTTTTTTCATTAGGCTTGAACATATGGATTGAAAGCGAATTGGATTATTGTTCTATTTAAGATATTCCTCTCTTGTGATGTAAGCCTCAATTTGTAGTTGCAAACTAGAAATATCACAATTAATTCCATAATTTGGGAAGATCATATAGAGATAAGAGTAGTTCTTGAATGCACAAATTAAGGTAACTTTTGGAGTTTGAAATCTTAATgttgtatttaaatatattagCTCTCTGATGATAGATACAACAAGGGTGATGCCATTGTCTCCACTAATCATCAAAGCAGAGTTATTACTTTGTAAGAAATTATAAGCACTCATTTCAGACTAAGCTAGAAGTaatgttatttaaaaaataagtgcatttttaggaaaaaaaaaaactttattcatacgtttctgtgattttagagttttaagctgatattttttttctttagtcgtggaattttaataatttcttaatatatatatatactttaaaaaaagaTACTTATTCTTGAATGAAGGGTGTAATTTGTTAATATAAATTTGgtctttataattaaaaaaaaatacatatcttAAATAATTTGTTGATACTGTAAATAAATGCTACGCAATTTTGATAATACTTGTGATTATATCAACTCTGCCAAACAAATATATATAGGTACATTAGCATTAaaaacaatacaaaaaaattttatcataaaaaattgagcattgtttttcaaaaaacagattattataaattaaactgTCTACTTGATCTCTCAAAAATGTTTGACATCATCTGGTTCCttcttaatttataatatatcaaCTTAGTCCCCTGGAAAATATATGTCACATTAGTCTAATTCCTAAAAGATTTATTAATTTAGTACTTAGAAAATATACGCACAATATTCTAGTCCTTAAAAAATACATGCAACCTCAACCTGATTTTTTATTTCctataaattttttaatctacATTGAGAGACACAAATTTATTTGCCGAAATTGATGGATACATttgatatttatgtttttttcCATTTTAGCATCTGCAtggcaattttttttaataaataatttaattattttaattattaaaatatataatttgtagcgTATTACGAATATATCTTGTTTATAGTATAAACGAAATATGTGTATTTTATTCAAATTCCATATATTTTGTTTACATTATAAACAAGATATATTCataattatctcgtttacaaaaTCAATgtgatataaattgataaatacGTTATAAATTACTTATttcgataattaaaataattaaattatttatttaaaaaaaattcccgCATCTGCATTAAGAACCATAATAATAGTATCATAAATCTCTAGTTCCATATTATAGTAGATtacaaaatgataaaaatatgCAGGTGATTTGCATAGAAGTATAGAACACAAAAATAGTAAATTGACTTGTCAGTGCTAGGAATAGTTAGTTAGTCagcatattttcttttatttaacaattttttataattttatttcacaagATCCTAAAATCCAGTaatacattgaaaaaaaaatagagttaaATATGCCTCACAAGCATATATTCCAAAATTTCTCTAACGTTGGTGCTGATTTATCTAGTTTCTTCTGCCATCTGCCAAAACACAAAAACCATCTCCTCACCACCAATTCTAgttattaaaatagaaataatatttaaaaaagaataaaatgacAAATAAACCAATAAAGATTTATACTTCGAAtagattagtttttaaaaaaatactaataaaatcttCTAGAATAATAAATATGGATACATTACTTTTAAATTAACTCTCTATGATTAAGATAGAATGtcttaatttaaactaatttgtCCACGTTTATTATCGTAGAAGATTCattggtattttttttcttcagaatttaaTCTGTTGAAGTATAaatctttaaatatttatttatcactTTACTCTTCAGAAAAATATTCTAAATTGCGATTGCAATtgcatataaaattatattatgatTACCTTAATTGCACACTAATGAACAACATTCCTGATTGAGACTATAATTAAAACTTTAATCCTTAAATAAACTAGAAGATATATCCATATCATAGAGCATATGTGTATAAATTTCAAGCCATTGTCAACGTATGTACTATGTAATTGTATTATGATTACTTTAATTGCAAAACTAGAAACAAGAGTTGACCAAGTTCAGGAGCAAGTCAACTACACAGTTCAAGTTGATGGAACATGTGAATATGCAATTCGAATCCAGAGAAAGCACTTTCAATGCACAAGCTTAGGATACTTAGCTAGCAGCTTCCTCTGCATATGAATTGGACAGAAAAActggcaaataataataattagtagGCATTAAGTCAGAGTTTgtagtattaataataatattaccgTAACAAGTTGCTCTTTAAGTCATGGTAAGTCTTCTTTAATTATTTAGCTCGAAAACCAATAAAAGTCTCCGCCATAATATTAATATCTGAAGAATCCTAGTGATGGCCACCATTATCAATCAATTGCTCCTTGATTCAGGATTAGCTCTTTCAGCAATTGATCTGGTGCGGTTTTGTTAGTGGCCTAATgtattccttttaattttcatctGCATTTCATTCTATAtatgtttttcttttcattaGTAATCCAAATAAATTCATTCTTTATACTAGCATTATTACTAAACTAGGtgtaaaaagtaattatttttatttctattacatAATATAATTGATAATTGGTTTCCTTTTGTGTTTCTACTTGTACATACAGATGGAAGGTGAGAATCCTAATGATGTTTTAATCAAGATTAATGCAATATTAAAGGAAGCACAGCCTCTCCTTACAGATGAATGCTGCATCTACAGGGTGCCTCATGAGATCCGCAAGTTTAAAGAAGATGCATACACTCCAAAAGTTGTTTCAATTGGTCCTTTTCACCAT is a window from the Arachis hypogaea cultivar Tifrunner chromosome 17, arahy.Tifrunner.gnm2.J5K5, whole genome shotgun sequence genome containing:
- the LOC112762913 gene encoding secreted RxLR effector protein 161-like, with product MDYSTKLGKNYAPYSDVAAYRWLIGWLVYLTTTRLDISFSVEKLSHYPDCPTTTHYHVSICVLRYLKQAPVAGLFFPVSSDLVLSGYSDTDWAPCIDTRRSVSGFCFYLGTSLVSWKSKKQHTIARSSLEVEYRALALATCEAQWISYILADLHMPLLNSIPLYYDSQSARYIATNPIFHE